The genomic stretch TGTAGTCAGGAAGCTAGCCTGGGCCTCACTTGTATTCAGGAAACTAGCCTGGGCCTCACTTGTAGTCAGGAAGCCAGCCCTGTGTACCTAGTAGACCATAACCCCCTGTCAGAATCCCCTCATCCCACATCACAAATATGTTGGTTCCAGTTTCAAAACAAGTGTCCTGACGAAACCATGCCTACTTTTCAGTGAATGCTTACAGTTCTAAAGGGCCAGCTAGGGCTGAAAACACGAGGTTAGAACAAACTGTACCGAATGCCATTTCTAAagcagagagggtgggaggtcatgtgacaggtctgatcagaacagcagactctttcactcctctccttcctccactctctccttctcaccacCACCAACCTAAAGGGCCCAATTTGAGGTGGATTAGACATGGCTACTTGGAAATGACCTAGCCACGGACGTGCCCCGTGGCCTGGACTGGCCTTTTGAAAACAAGACACAATCATTCTGGAATGTTCTGACGGTGGTATCTCAAGCTGCTGATTTGGGCATGGTAAAGCAGAAGTAGATATGCTTTGGATGCAGTAGTCCCTAAAagcctggaggaagagagagaaacagggaaggGCCGATAGGATGAATCAGATATGTCTGGTAGCTTTTTAAACTTTTGCTTTCTCATATCAGAGAAGGGCGGTGTACTTAAAGCAACACCAAGAATGTGTCATATGAGACTGGAGAGGAGTTCTCAaacacgtgcacaaacacatacccacacaagcTCAGCATCCAGAGGGAGTAAAAGGGCCATGAGAAGATTGAAGATTAGGTCCTATGCAACCTTCTGTTTTTTTGGCATCAACCATATGTTCTGCAGCCGGCACCCATAGCTACACAGCAAATCCTCTTTAAGATCCTTTCGGCAAGCTCTTCTATCTGAGCCAGATGCAGACTTTGCCTCCACAAATCTCAAAAGGCTTAAAGAGTTCCCTTTCCCTGTCCCCTCAGTCTCACTAGTTTTGAGATGGTACAGTGGGTTTTTCCAGTTAGGGTAAGCTGAGGAAATGTATGCAGTAATGCAATATGGCCACACTGTGGGGCAGTGAGCACAAGAATGGAGGCATAgctgtttaagtgtgtgtgcgtgtgtgtgagtgagagagacagatagacacagagagtgagcaacagagagagaatgatgatATATACGACCAAGTAAAAAGTAATAGTAAGAAATACTCAGCAAGTACAATTCATTTTGTGATCTAGCACTATTTAAAGCGAAACAAAACCAAACAGTCCGGTAAGTAGACTACCTCCAACCTCTTAACACAACCATCATGATGACAGGCTGTACAGTCTGTGCACTGCTACTGTGCAGTCTGTGCACTGACAACTACAGCTTTGGACAGAGTTGGGATAAGGCAAAAATATCATCTTCACCAGCACACGTATATTTGAATATAGAACAAAATCCTATATTTTTCATCACTTGCTAGTCTTGAAAACATGGGTTTTGCAGCACAAAGTTTTGCAACACAAAGTTTTGTAGCATCATTCAGCCGAAAAGGAGATTGTGAACCCGACACATATCTGTAGAGGTTATTCGCTGAAAGGGAAACACTGTGTTTGCCTCTTTTCGATAAACGTAGACCATGTATACTTAAAGATGCACTTGATAACATTTGAAGATAAATTAACATTTGAGAAACAGCGCCCCGAAGGCTGGAACATGATTGGCAGGAAAGCAGCAGACCACGCCAAAGAATTTAAATGGACATTCTACCAGCACTGAGCTGTCTGGGCtgctaaacaactctcagaggGCCTCCTTAGCATACACTACATGTTCATAGGGCACACAACCTTTATTTTATTACTGAATAGTCATACTTATTGAATTTTTAACAGGACGATAATAAAACAGACCTAATATTCACATCGGATTGAACGTGTTGCTCTGTGCAGCCATGTCAAGAAGGAAACATTGTCTGATGTTTTAGGTTACAATCATATGGATGGTGTTTAGCTGTCTATGGTGATCTGGTTATATCATTattatacacagacacagtatGACACACTTACAGGACACATAATcatgcacatccacacacacacacataaaacacacacacacacatctgctgcACCTCTCTGGCCAGCTAGCCATTGGGCACCGAATGCAATACTGTGTAGAGCTGAGAAAGggcaatcatacacacacacacacacactctctctctctctctctctctctctctctctctctctctctctctctctctctctcctctctctctctctctctctctctctctctctctcatctctctctctctctctctctctctcctctctctctctctctctcctctctctctctctctctctctctctctctcctctctctctctctcctctctctctctctctctcctctcctccctctctctctctcctctctctctctctctctctctctctctctctctctccctctctctctctctcatctctctctctcctctctctctctctctctctctctctctctctcctctcacacacacacacaaacacagttcacAAGTAGAGTGTATTTTACCATTGTTGGTATACCACATAGAATGTAACTTTTCCTTCACAACCTAGAGTGGGGATGTCGGGTACTGTTTCACAGCCTAACCAGAAAAACAAGAGTAGAGAGTTCAAACAATCTTGCTCACACACAGGTCTATATGACTTATTGTGTGAGCAATCATATTGTTATTACATCTTAAtgacacgtctctctctctctctctctctctctctctctctctctctctctctctctctctctctctctctctctatctaatcCTCCCAGTGACAGAGTGCATAACATGGACAGACAGGGCGCAGATAGGACATGTGAGTGCTGGGCGCTGACCAACGTTTTGTTGATTTGGAGAgatccaaaagagagagagagacagaacaataAATGAATGAAAGAATTAGAAGAGAAGGAaccagagagggagggcgggagggagggcagggaggcagatGTCAAAGTTGCCCAAACAATTTAAGCACTAACACATAATCCAGTAAACACACCCGTTTAAACGCCATCAACTATCAGGGTTCATAGAGGGGTTTGGGTCTAGTGGGAAAGCCTGTGATATTCTctgcgaatgtgtgtgtgcacgtgtgtgtgtgtgtgggtgtgtgcgtgtgcgtgcgcgtgtaaGTGACAGGAGCAAAGTGCTTCTCCATCAAATGTTAAACGTATCCAGACACGGATGCTGATGGCTCAGGGGCCAGCTGTAGTTAACtatggatgaggggagaggacaggagagaagggaagggttGAGCAGGGTGCCTGCCTTCACCAATGAGGGGTCGAGGAGGGCGGGAGTCATGGAAGGGCCAGCGATAACCAGTTTTTGGGTGAGATCATGGGGCTTACCTACGTACAGTGTTTGGAGGATTAGATGTATTGAGTTAGCTGGCTTATCTGACCCCTGGTCTACTGATCTCTGGCCCAGCCTCTGGTGTCCATGTCCCACCCTCttagaggtgtgtgtctgggttggtgtgtgtgagtgtgttcccTCTAGGAGGAAAACCCTTTTAACTTTGACCCATATTTTCCACAACCACTGAACCAGACTAACATGGACGAGCGCAGTGCTCTTTTTCATCCTcaatctttttctcttcctcttcctctctctcgcttcctccCTCGCATACACTCGCTCTCAAGCGGTACTCAGACTAAACCAACCTCTCATGCTCATCTGAATGAGCTCCTCGCACACCAGCACTCATCTGAACACTCatctgagtgaatgtgtgtgctcgAACTGAGCGTAAGCGGTACACAAGGTTTGTGGTTGGGGTTCCACCTTTTTCACCAGACAACAGTCCCTCCAGCACTTGACTATGGCCTCACAACCCAGACTGTGACATGATAGCACAACTCACTGAGGACTCAGTCTGGCCTTCAGGGGAGGAACTTAGTCACAGAGGCACCAGCAGACACAGATTCTAAATGTCATAGGTAAAGCAAAAGAAAAAGATTCATTCATCATGTGTTCAACCTTCAGTTTGTGTCTCCATGTTGCTGCTTTCTAATGAGACCTTGGTGAGGTAGCAGTTGTGATGTTTGGCTTGACAATGACCTTGAAAAGCCCGCCACGTGATGTCTTCCTGCTATTGGCTGGATTTTTTCTGTTTGCGAAGCCAGACGACAGCATTGCCTTGGACCAGTCATCAAGTCATCCAAAGATAATTGAACAATGTAATAGAAATACTTCTCTGGGAGGGGTTTGGAATATATTCAAGAGAATATCACATGCTTGACTTCTAAATCCACATGATATCATTATCATCCTTCCCCTAAAAAGCTTGAAGCGTTAATCCAAGGGTCTCTTTCTAGTGTTGCAGCCTGCCAAACTGACCGAGCCTCAATCTGGGACTGAACTCTCACGCTGCATAGACCTGCTACTGGTCCTGCTACTGGCTCCCTGAATCTGTCCATCAGCTCTCACAGATCCCTTGCGAGCCGTTACAgagagctcacacacactgacaaatcTGCACGTTTATAATCTTGCACACTCATAAtattgcacacatacacacaaggaatTTCGAGGAGCTTGTGGTGTTTTATGAAACACATCGTCATGCCATCAGCATGACCTAGACTGGACAAAAAAGGCTTTCTGGGATTGGCTCTAGGTGCTTCTATGTTACTGTCCATAACAAATAATATGTGATAATCCTATTGTTGAAAACAAAGGCAGTTGAGTATTTTTTGAGTACCAGACGGAAATAATCTTGTGGGATGACATGAGATTAACCTCATGGTGTTCTTTTAaatacacaccctccacacacagaacTCGTAGAGAGATGCAAGTATACACaataatgcacacacacccacccctgtTCACAACGTGTATGTGTGGCTTCAACAAGAAAGCTGTTCTTTCACTGCCCTTCTGGTTGAGTCCTATAGATATGTGTGCTCATGTGGGTGCAtgttgtcagtgtgtatgtcaCTACAGGCCTGAAACAGCATGCTGGACTGTTCCTGTCAAACTTAAAGATGCATGAGTGCGTTTCATCTTTAACGAGATACGGAAAGTTCCACGCGGCTGCGGCGAcacgggggagggaggaagacggcgagagggagagagggacgatggagagggagagaaaggttaGGGCTTGGTCTGACCAGGTGGAGAGAGCCTGCGTGAGGAGGAGAATCCACACAGACGGGCTATATCTGTCCTCACCGGGCCTCTCTGTGTCAGTGTCTGTGACGGATTTATagaggggcgtgtgtgtgtgtgtggaggggtgtgtgtgtgtgtagaggggcatgtgtgtgtgtgtggaggggtgtgtgtgtgtgtgtggagaggcaTGTGTGTAGAAGGgcgtgtgtgtagaggggtgtgtgtgtgtcgaggggtgtgtgtgtagaggggcatgtgtgtgtgtggtgagggggtgCTCAGTCACCTTCACACAAGCCCAAATCTATAATGAACAGTGTTTCACAGGTAATAAAAGGCATATTGTGGAGTGTTGCCATAAGGCCTGGATACAGACAGTTTCCTAAAGTGTGTGCTGGATGTTGTTAATACAACAGCGGAATCAGAGGGCCACTGAACACACCTCAGTCTCATGTTAGTGACTAATATATAGATTCATTTCCAGAACGAAGATGTGATgttgctgggttagggttagtactgggttagggttagtactcGGTTAGGGTTAGTACTGGGTTACGGGTACTGGTTGATGGCCCTGACCTTATCTGACTTCACCCTACCTGTAactagatagatagatagatacaaaCGTTATTGCCACACAACAATAACAACTAGTcattaagctcagcatagatgtcaattatgttctgtgtacttatatgttatgttatgccaggtgcttgcgttgtcttgtcttaagaatttcagtgcctagtctaaccttgtgttgttctgtgtacctgacaaataaaagacttgaacttgaacttgaactagtcTTTTATTAAACCCCAACATCCCATAAAAATCCTTATTTTTCCCTAAGGACACAAATCCTAACCCATGGATGGAGCGAGCCTGGCACAAACATCCCATCCTAAATGAAAGCGATGTGGTGATAAAGcgaggagagaagatgaggacGGGGAGACAGTTCCAGTGTGTGTCATCTGGGATGAGTGCCacggccctctctctcctggtctcatcgacatggaggagggagggcttaGGAGACCTGCTTATTTGCTTCACTATAATCTGCTGAGGTCTAGTAGGAGAGGACTATGCTGCAAGTAGTTGATGtttcagcgcacacacacacacacacaccctggccacacacacacacaccctggccacacacacacacacacacccacacaccctggccacacacacacacacacacacacccacacaccctggccacatacacacacacccaccctggccacacacacacacacacacccacacaccctggccacacacacacacacccacacaccctggccacacacacacacacacacacacccacacccacacaccctggccacatacacacacacccaccctggccacacacacacacacacacatacacacacacacagacactaaccTTGTGTTATGCTGTAGACCTGACAACATCTGCTTGTGGACATGCTGATTAAGTTGGCAAATGTAAtcacctccatcccttcctgaCTGCCCAGATGAACCTTCTCCAGATTTACACAAACGGGGACAGCCAAGTAACGGGAGGTGCGACAGTCGACTCTAAAGCCTCATCCCGTCTCATTGGTCGTCGTGCACACCCCTTTTTGCTGTTGTTGAGCGCAGAACTAAAGAGCGTGCCTGCCCTTGTGAACACTGTGGCATTTCCCAACACGTGTGTGGATGACACGGGCTGTTAACACATGCATGGCCTATCAATAAACATCAGTATGAAAAATGCATAACTGAGTGCCTTCAGTTCTTGTGTAACTTGTGTACGCACAGAATTATTTGTTGACATACCTGCTCCATTCCCTGCATCGTTGGCATAGAAAAGCCCCCTTCCTGTAATATTTAGAATGTTATGTTATCTTCATTTTCAAATATGGTCTTAACATAAcataagggagtcaggtggctgagcggttagggaatcgggcttgtaGTCAGAAGGTTACCCGTTCGAttccgtgccaaaatgacgttgtgtccttgggcaaggcacttcaccctacttgccccggggagaatgtccctgtacttactgtaagtcactctggataagagcgtctgctaaatgtaaatgtaagtaacgCATTGTCCGTCTAATAAAGGACaaccacatttttttttacaaagggATGAATAGCATTTATGAAACGAAACACTGCATCCACATACATTTGAGCCCTGGCCCAGGTAAAGTGCACAGGTGAGTACTGAAGGTGGATTGTGTAAAGGATGGTGTCACGGGGGATTACATGGCTCCACGGTGCCAGGTGAGGCTGTCGAGGCCACCCAGGTTAGCGGCTCGCTAGCAAACAGACCCGTGTCATCCTGAGAAGGCCTCAGGTCCTGTGACGACATGGCCTGGTTCCAGAGGTGAAGCCTCGTGAGCAGATACAGGGCCCGGCACTGACCCACATCCCTCTTCCGAGTGACCTGGATTCACCGTCTtcagacgagtgtgtgtgtgtgtgttcggtctGCTCTCAGGTTACAGTGAAAGCAGAGACAGGTTACAGATACAGTGGGAATGACGAAAGCAATAAAAACCTTGGCACAGTGCCCAAACAGACGCAGAACccagcaaacaaacacacacacactgcatatgCCATATAGCATTTAGtactatatatgtattttttaactctctctttctttatggcAGAAAATACCACAGGACATACACTAAATGTTTGTACAAGATGTAGTACACAGAGAAATTACATCTACTATCATCTATACAGTGTAACGGTCTCCATAGAAGTGAAAATAGTTCCCTTTTTGAAAAGATAAAGACAAGAGAAAGCTTTCTTAAATCAAATGCTTGAATAGTTAATAATGGGTTGCAGGTAAGCCTGTTaaagaagggttagggttagttttgAAAGTCATAAAAATCAAAAATCAACTTTTCTATGATCTATTATTGTACAgcaatttatatttttttttatcaaaagtGATTTCATGTCTCTTTAATCTGATGTCAAATGTTTAATAGTATTTACTTCTTTGTATTATTGTGGTAAAAATATTTTTGCCCCCTTTCACAAAATGCTAATGCTCCCTTACAATTATATCATTCAAGATGAAATACAGACAGCTAATGATATGCTGATGGTCCCACCATTATCAGTTCATTAGGGGTGTACCTGTACACTCACATGAGATACTTCATTATTTGATTTTTAATAGTTATTTTATAGGTTAGATTATTATGCTGGTAAAGTATTTTTTCAAGGGGGTATACATTTTTTTCATCCAGTATGTTGATAACATCAGACTTTTCCAAAGTTACACCACATATTAAAAGGCACTCACTGTCAGTCCATAGTATGATTGAGTAGCTGTTTAAACTGTAATAACTAAAGTAATCTAGAAGTAGTTTTACCAACTACAAACAAATAAGTACATTTGAGTATAATAAATAACATAATCATGAAATAAATATAGTATTCTTTATCTAATGAGTAATTGTAGAGAACACTGGAACCAGAAGGTGCACAAACTGGTcaacaaaacatttaaacatacacATTGCTGTAAATCTAGGATACTGTATGAAGGATGCTGACTGAACACTACTGAAAGATGTAGGACCTGCAGGTAAATGAACTGATAATGTTCTGACTTATTTACTGGATGAAAACGCATGTAATGTACCAATCTAATATAGGCTGTTGTTATTGACATGGTTGCCAGATGTAACTATTTGCATGGTTTCTAACAGTAACTGTATTTGCACAAGAGGTAACAGTTGTCCATTCTAACCACCATTGGCAACCTTATAAAGAATCTACCTAATCACAAATGATATGATCCATCCCTTTTTGACATCTGCTACTAGTGGTGTCCCAAACTTAAAAGCCATGACCAAGAGTCAATACAAAAAATTTgttcaggtaaaaaaaaatctcttcCGGTTGGGCGTCTCTCCTCACAGGTCAGTGTAATTTCCTTTGTCACTTTGCCAGGTCCCATTAGCCTTGTTCAACGAGGAGCAGCTCCCTCGCTTGGCTTCCACGTCTGATTTCATGGCCTCCTCCACAGCAACCACCAGCGGCGGCTTGTCCTCGCCCTCCGTCTCGCGATGGTAGAAGTAGTTGAAGTTGGACACGATGACGGGCACGGGCAGGGCGATGGTCAGCACGCCGGCGATGGCGCACAGGGTGCCCACCATCTTGCCCCCCATGGTGATGGGACACATGTCCCCGTAGCCCACGGTCGTCATGGTCACCACGGCCCACCAGAAGCCGTCGGGGATGCTGACGAACTGCGTGCTGGGCTCGTCCACTTCGGCAAAGTAGATGGCGCTGGAGAAGAGGATGACCCcgatgaagaggaagaagatgagCAGGCCGAGCTCGCGCATGCTGGCCTTGAGCGTCTGGCCCAGGATCTGGAGCCCCTTGGAGTGGCGCGAGAGCTTGAAGATGCGGAACACCCGCACCAGACGGATGATGCGGAGGATGGCCAGCGACATGTTCTGGCTCGAGTTCTCCTGGGGCGTGCTGATCACCTCCGTCACCAAGGTGACAAAGTAGGGGATGATGGAGACCAGGTCGATGACGTTCATGAGGTTGTGGAAGAAGTCGCTCTTGCTGGGGCACACCACGAAGCGCACGCACAGCTCGAAGAAGAACCACACGATGCAGGCCGTCTCGATGATGAAGAAGGGGTCGGAGAACGGGGAGGTGACGCCAGGGGACAGGCCACCCGATTGGTTGAAGGGCTGCATCGCTGTGGGAACGATCCGGTCCATTTCGTCCCGGAACTCGGGGAGCGTCTCTACGCAGAAGATGATGATGGAGATCACGATGACAAAGACGGAGACGAGTGCCACGCCGCGCGCCGCGTTGGAACTTTCCGGGTACTCGAACAGCAGCCAGAACTGCCGGTGCACTTCGTTGGTGGGCAGAGGGATCTCCGCTTCTTTGATAAAGCCCTCGTCTTCCCTGAACTGCTCCATGGCCTCGCTCCCCAGCTCATAGAACAGAATCTCATCGGCAAACACGTCCAATGGAACATTGGCAGGACGTCGAATCTTCCCTCCGGACTGGTAGTAATACAAGATCCCGTCAAAACTCGGCCGGTTCCGATCAAAGAAATACTCATTCCTCATGGGGTCAAAGTAGTCCATCCTCTTCATGGGGTCTCCTAGCAATGTTTCGGGGAACTGGTCCAGCGTCTTGACTTGAGTCTCGAAGCGAAGGCCAGCGATGTTGATGATGACCTTCTGGTCGCCGTCATCCAGGCCCCGCTTGTCCACAAACAGGTCCTCGCAGCACTCCTTGGCCAGCCTGCTGAAGATGGCCTCGCTCTGAGTCCCCTCGCTGTTCAGCAGCAGCCTCCAGTTGGAGATGATGCTGGCGCAGCTGGGGCGGCCTCGCCTGCCTTGAGGCGGCCTGGTGGGGGAGCCGGGCACGGCCCCCCTGAGGGGCGAGGGCGAGGGGCTGTGGTGGGAGGGGGTCGAGGCCAGGTATGAGGTCTGCGGGGGGCGGAGGTGGAGGTTGCTCCCAGGACCGTGATCTGGGGGCATGTCCAGGGTGAGGGCCGTGGTCTCGTTGGGGTAGTCTGGGTTGTCCAGCTCGTCCTCCAGGCTGCTGTTGATGTCCACCAGACTCTCAAAGTCCACCAAAGCCACATCCATGACTGCTGCTGGTCAGCCACGGCCTGGCTCAAGGCCCCAGGCTAGGAAGACGCCAGGGGTTGGGGATGTACGGCTCGGGCAGCAGAACCGAGAAGGGTGTGTCCGCTATAGGACAGGAACACAGCTACACCACCTTTCTCCCTTGGACacctacacagagagaggggtagagggagaaagagggagatagaaagagtgagagtaagagggagagggagggagaaagagcatTAGAGCATTTGATGAGTCACATAGATGGAAATTGGGACAAATagcaaatcagaaaaacaatatttatttatcacTGACACAGTCATTTGTTTGAATATCTCAAAACATCCTCCTTCCTTCACCGCAAACATTCAGTCCTACAGTCAACACTTCCTTGGTCAATATCTGGTTACAGTAATATTTCCCCTGCTTTCCACTACCTGTCTCCTAACTGTGCCTGCTTGACACCACCATCCCTATTCCAGGCATCAAGCAGTCTGCCATGACCCTGATAAGAGAGGAGATAGAAGCACTGGGTAACTGGGGCTCCCTCTGCATGCATTAGTGCATTAATAACCTGCTGTGTAGTGATCGTGTGCCCTCCTCGGGGCCACACAGGACTCACATGTAAACAGCTTCTGGGAACCTCGTCAATGTTTCAGACCAGGTGACATCATGCCTTGAATGTATTTTTACAGGGGTTGCTGTATGTTGGGTTCTGTAATTAGGTGTGCGTTGGTATAATatactgataaaaaaaaaaaactttgaacagGAACATCATCTGGTGGCAGAcaccttgtgtgtttgtgtgagtgtgtgtgctgatgccTGCAAATATTTAATTACTAAAGACTGCAGATGAGTCACCACCTAAACCACAGCTGACTATATcactgagagatagagagagagagagagagagagagagagagagagagagagagagagagagagagagagagagagagagagagaggggaaagaggggatggagggagagagagagagcgggagagggggaggttgtGGTaggaaagagggtgagagagagagaaagagagagaaagagagagagagagagacagagagagacagagagagacagagaggaaggggcAGACTGGGGGTGAGCGGCTGAGATGATGACATGATAAGTGTTAGGAGGACAAGAactgggaggagggaagaggggagtaAAAGGACTAAGGAATTGGGGTTAAGATAGGTCAGAAAGGAGGGAATAAAAATAGAGCAAAGGAACTGATGGGATGAGGAGGGGCAGAGCATGAAGACTGATAATGTGGGGAAAACAAGGGGTGGAAAGAGTGTGACGCTTCTGcctctacgtgtgtgtgtacgtgtctgtgtgtgtgtgtgtacgtgtgtacgtgtatgtgtgtgtgtacgtgtgtctgtgtgtgtgtacgtgtgtgtgtgtacgtgtatgtgtgtatacgtgtgtgtgtgtctgtgtgtgtgtctgtgtgtgtgtacgtgtgtgtacgtgtgtgtgtctgtgtgtgtgtgtgtacgtgtgtgtacgtgtgtttgtgtgtctgtgtgtgtgtgtgtgtacgtgcgtgtgtgtgtggctagcggctgtgatgatgatgataatgatgatgatgatgatgatgatgaaacacTGTGTAGGTGAAAGGGGTGAAGATTTAAAAATCTGTTTAGGGATCAGTGAAAGGAAGGTAGAAGTGGTCCTCTACTACAGGGACTAGCATGAGTCAGGCCACAACCCACACAGATGAAGTCAAACATACAGCAAGCTGTACGGAGACCTTGGAAAAATACCCTACAAGTATCATTATATACAACTTGGATTTCAAAGTGTCACAGAAAAAATCATGACACTGCAATGATGAAAACTGAGATGTAAAGAATCCCAGTAATCAGGGAGACCTTCTATTCTGTTGTTATGTTCCACCATTACGAAACAACATCAAGAATGAGACCAAACTGACCGTCACTTGAGCTATCCCAGGATCAATACCTGATTATTAGCTCAACCGTATACAGCTATGACCTGTGAGTGTAAAATGGATTTCTTTACCCAACATCAATATCTGGAATTAGTTGAATACGTCACCCTCAATGTCAGTTTTGGAAAGCATGCCGAGAGACTTTCTGGGTCCCTCTCCGATACCAAAGGGCAACAAAGATGAAACATCTTTGAAACGCATTAAA from Hypomesus transpacificus isolate Combined female unplaced genomic scaffold, fHypTra1 scaffold_225, whole genome shotgun sequence encodes the following:
- the kcna10a gene encoding potassium voltage-gated channel subfamily A member 10, which produces MDVALVDFESLVDINSSLEDELDNPDYPNETTALTLDMPPDHGPGSNLHLRPPQTSYLASTPSHHSPSPSPLRGAVPGSPTRPPQGRRGRPSCASIISNWRLLLNSEGTQSEAIFSRLAKECCEDLFVDKRGLDDGDQKVIINIAGLRFETQVKTLDQFPETLLGDPMKRMDYFDPMRNEYFFDRNRPSFDGILYYYQSGGKIRRPANVPLDVFADEILFYELGSEAMEQFREDEGFIKEAEIPLPTNEVHRQFWLLFEYPESSNAARGVALVSVFVIVISIIIFCVETLPEFRDEMDRIVPTAMQPFNQSGGLSPGVTSPFSDPFFIIETACIVWFFFELCVRFVVCPSKSDFFHNLMNVIDLVSIIPYFVTLVTEVISTPQENSSQNMSLAILRIIRLVRVFRIFKLSRHSKGLQILGQTLKASMRELGLLIFFLFIGVILFSSAIYFAEVDEPSTQFVSIPDGFWWAVVTMTTVGYGDMCPITMGGKMVGTLCAIAGVLTIALPVPVIVSNFNYFYHRETEGEDKPPLVVAVEEAMKSDVEAKRGSCSSLNKANGTWQSDKGNYTDL